AAAATAATGGGGAGAAAGATTATGATTAAAAGTTTAATTGCTGGTATTCTGCCATATATGCCTCAAAGTTTAGTGTGGATTTTCTCAAAAAAATATATCGCTGGAAAATCACTTGATGATGCGATAAAAGTTTGTAAAGATCTGAACAATAATAATACGATGGTAACTATTGATCTTTTAGGTGAGTTTATTACAGATATTAAACAGGCCGAAGAAAATAAAAATGAGTATTTAAAGATAATTGAGCGTTGTGAAAAGGAAAAAATAAGCGGTAATTATTCGTTAAAACCTACTATGTTTGGTCTCTTATTGGATGAAGAAAAATGTTACACTTATATACGTGAAATTGTTGAAAAAGCAGCATCATTTGGCAATTTTGTAAGAGTTGACATGGAAGATTCGCCTTGTACAGATATGGAAATTAAACTTTTTAGAAGATTTAAAAATGAATTTCCAAAAAATGTTGGACTTGTACTTCAGGCTTACCTTAAACGAACTTTTTCAGACATTACAAATATGCTTGATATGAACAATAAAGAAGTGCCATTAAATTATCGTCTTTGTAAAGGGATATATATTGAACCTGAAGCTATAGCCTTTAAAGATTATGATGAGATCAATAAACACTATTTAGAAGATCTTGAGTATATGTTTATAAATAATATCTATCCTGGAATTGCAACTCATGATAAATTTCTTGTGGAGGGTGCAAAAAAACTTATTGAAAAGTACAATGTACCAAAAGATAAATATGAGTTTCAGATGCTCTACGGTGTGACCCCTAGTTTAAGAAATTCGATAGTAGGCGAAGGACATCGAATGAGAGTTTATGTTCCGTTTGGAGAACAATGGTTTGCATATTCTGTAAGAAGATTGAAGGAAAATCCAAACATGGTATGGCATATAATCAAAGCTTTATTTTTCAGAGGTTAGATTTTTGATAGGGAGTTTCTAAATTGTTTAGAAACTCCTTTAACAATGCACCTTCAAATATAGAAATTTAAGCACCTGAAAAAGTTTAACTACCAAACAATCAATTCCTGTAACATTTATATTTGTTTATAAGATTGTTTGTTGAACAATCATGAGATTCAGTTTTTTCAATTGATTTTAACTCTGGTAATATCTTTCCAGCTAATTCTTTACCAAGTTCAACCCCCCATTGGTCAAAGCTATAAACATTCCACAATACGCCCTGAACAAATATTTTGTGTTCATACATTGCTATCAACATTCCAAGGACTTCGGGAGTAAGTTTTTTGTAAATAATAGAATTTGTAGGTCTATTACCTGCAAAGGTTCTATAAGGAGAAATTGCCGCTATTTCTTCCTCATTTTTACCTTTTGCAAGCATCTCTTTTCTAACTTCTTCACCATTTTTACCATTCATCAAGGCTTCTGTTTGAGCAAAAAAATTGGATAATAATTTCTCATGGTGATCACCTATAGAATTCAGAGGAATCGCTGGTGCTAAAAAATCACAAGGTATCAACTTTGTTCCTTGGTGGATTAGTTGATAAAAGGCATGTTGACCATTAGTTCCTGGTTCGCCCCAGATGATAGGTCCGGTTTGATAATTTATAAAATCACCGGCTCTATCTACGCTTTTTCCATTACTCTCCATATTCCCTTGTTGAAAATAAGCTGGAAATCTGGATAAATATTGATCATAAGGTAGAATTGCTTCGGTCTCTGCATCAAAAAAATTATTGTACCAAATGCCAATCAGAGCAAGAATTACAGGTATGTTCATATCAAAATCAGAATTTCTAAAATGGTTATCCATTTTATTTGCACCATTTAATAATTCTTTGAAATTATCAAAACCA
Above is a genomic segment from Candidatus Delongbacteria bacterium containing:
- a CDS encoding proline dehydrogenase family protein, yielding MIKSLIAGILPYMPQSLVWIFSKKYIAGKSLDDAIKVCKDLNNNNTMVTIDLLGEFITDIKQAEENKNEYLKIIERCEKEKISGNYSLKPTMFGLLLDEEKCYTYIREIVEKAASFGNFVRVDMEDSPCTDMEIKLFRRFKNEFPKNVGLVLQAYLKRTFSDITNMLDMNNKEVPLNYRLCKGIYIEPEAIAFKDYDEINKHYLEDLEYMFINNIYPGIATHDKFLVEGAKKLIEKYNVPKDKYEFQMLYGVTPSLRNSIVGEGHRMRVYVPFGEQWFAYSVRRLKENPNMVWHIIKALFFRG